The following proteins come from a genomic window of Micromonospora zamorensis:
- a CDS encoding vitamin B12-dependent ribonucleotide reductase has translation MTTSRSRNKAGAGLKIERVWTTEGVHPYDEATWERRDVVMTNWRDGSINFEQRGVEFPQSWSVNAANIVTTKYFRGAVGTPEREWSLKQLIDRVVTTYRTAGEEYGYFASPADAEIFDHELTWMLLHQVFSFNSPVWFNVGTPSPQQVSACFILAVDDSMDSILDWYKEEGLIFKGGSGSGVNLSRIRSSRELLSSGGTASGPVSFMRGADASAGTIKSGGATRRAAKMVILDVDHPDIEEFVVTKAREEHKIRALRDAGFDMDLGGSDIVSVQYQNANNSVRVSDEFMSAVETGGGFDLRGRLDGSVIDTVDAKKLFRTISQAAWECADPGLQYDDTINDWHTCPETGRITASNPCSEYLHLDNSSCNLASLNLMKFLRADGGFEVEKFVKSVEFVITAMDISICFADFPTEKIGETSRAYRQLGIGYANLGALLMATGLPYDSDQGRSVAASITSLMTGTAYRRSAELAGVVGPYDGYARNAEPHKRVMRKHAAANDEIKPTSPVATAIVREATKQWTQGNKIGDKFGWRNAQASVLAPTGTIGFMMDCDTTGVEPDLALVKFKKLVGGGSMQIVNQTVPRALRSLGYPEEQVEAIVEHIADHGHVVDAPGLKPEHYPVFDCAMGERTIAPMGHVRMMAAIQPFVSGAISKTVNMPEAATVEDVEKIYFEGWKLGLKALAIYRDNCKVGQPLSVAKSNKATEPAAVEAAPVAVEKVIEYRPVRKRLPKKRPSETVSFSVGGAEGYLTASSYPDDGLGEVFLKMSKQGSTLAGVMDAFSVAISIGLQYGVPLETFVSKFTNMRFEPAGMTDDPDVRMAASVMDYIFRRLALDFLPYERRAELGIFTASERAAQLRAEADAEAAGVTGAELTAMASSAPVEAPAKSEAVAQPAQEMADVAAAKPAPSVGSSTELLEAVIGKAADAPLCFTCGTKMRPAGSCYVCEGCGSTSGCS, from the coding sequence GTGACAACTAGCCGTTCACGAAACAAGGCAGGCGCGGGGCTGAAGATCGAGCGGGTGTGGACGACCGAGGGGGTCCACCCGTACGACGAGGCCACCTGGGAGCGCCGCGACGTCGTGATGACGAACTGGCGGGACGGCTCGATCAACTTCGAGCAGCGGGGGGTCGAGTTCCCGCAGTCGTGGAGCGTCAACGCGGCCAACATCGTGACCACCAAGTACTTCCGGGGCGCGGTGGGGACCCCGGAGCGGGAGTGGTCGCTCAAGCAGCTGATCGACCGGGTGGTCACCACCTACCGCACCGCGGGCGAGGAGTACGGCTACTTCGCCAGCCCGGCCGACGCCGAGATCTTCGACCACGAGCTGACCTGGATGCTGCTGCACCAGGTGTTCAGCTTCAACTCGCCGGTCTGGTTCAACGTCGGCACGCCGTCGCCGCAGCAGGTCAGCGCCTGTTTCATCCTGGCCGTCGACGACTCGATGGACTCGATCCTCGACTGGTACAAGGAGGAGGGGCTGATCTTCAAGGGCGGCTCCGGCTCCGGGGTCAACCTGTCGCGGATCCGCTCGTCGCGTGAGCTGCTCTCCTCCGGCGGCACCGCCTCGGGCCCGGTCAGCTTCATGCGGGGCGCCGACGCCTCCGCCGGCACCATCAAGTCCGGCGGCGCGACCCGCCGGGCGGCCAAGATGGTCATCCTCGACGTGGACCACCCGGACATCGAGGAGTTCGTGGTCACGAAGGCGCGCGAGGAGCACAAGATCCGCGCCCTGCGCGACGCCGGGTTCGACATGGACCTCGGCGGCTCCGACATCGTCAGCGTGCAGTACCAGAACGCCAACAACTCGGTCCGGGTCTCCGACGAGTTCATGTCGGCGGTGGAGACCGGCGGCGGCTTCGACCTGCGCGGTCGGCTGGACGGCTCGGTGATCGACACCGTCGACGCAAAGAAGCTGTTCCGCACCATCTCCCAGGCCGCCTGGGAGTGCGCCGACCCGGGCCTGCAGTACGACGACACGATCAACGACTGGCACACCTGCCCGGAGACCGGGCGGATCACCGCGTCGAACCCGTGCTCGGAGTACCTGCACCTGGACAACTCCTCGTGCAACCTGGCCTCGCTCAACCTGATGAAGTTCCTCCGCGCCGACGGTGGCTTCGAGGTGGAGAAGTTCGTCAAGTCCGTCGAGTTCGTCATCACCGCGATGGACATCTCGATCTGCTTCGCGGACTTCCCGACCGAGAAGATCGGTGAGACCTCCCGCGCCTACCGGCAGCTCGGCATCGGCTACGCCAACCTCGGCGCCCTGCTGATGGCCACCGGCCTGCCGTACGACTCGGACCAGGGCCGCTCGGTCGCCGCGTCGATCACGTCGCTGATGACCGGCACCGCCTACCGCCGTTCCGCCGAGTTGGCCGGCGTCGTCGGCCCGTACGACGGCTACGCCCGCAACGCCGAGCCGCACAAGCGGGTCATGCGCAAGCACGCCGCGGCCAACGACGAGATCAAGCCGACCAGCCCGGTGGCCACCGCGATCGTCCGTGAGGCGACCAAGCAGTGGACCCAGGGCAACAAGATCGGTGACAAGTTCGGTTGGCGCAACGCGCAGGCGAGTGTCCTCGCCCCGACCGGCACGATCGGCTTCATGATGGACTGCGACACGACCGGCGTTGAGCCGGACCTGGCGCTGGTCAAGTTCAAGAAGCTGGTCGGCGGCGGCTCGATGCAGATCGTCAACCAGACGGTTCCGCGCGCCCTGCGCAGCCTCGGGTACCCCGAGGAGCAGGTCGAAGCGATCGTCGAGCACATCGCCGACCACGGCCACGTGGTGGACGCCCCCGGCCTCAAGCCGGAGCACTACCCGGTCTTCGATTGCGCCATGGGGGAGCGGACGATCGCCCCGATGGGTCACGTGCGGATGATGGCGGCCATCCAGCCGTTCGTCTCCGGCGCGATCTCCAAGACGGTCAACATGCCGGAGGCGGCCACCGTCGAGGACGTCGAGAAGATCTACTTCGAGGGCTGGAAGCTCGGCCTCAAGGCGCTGGCGATCTACCGGGACAACTGCAAGGTCGGTCAGCCGCTCTCGGTCGCGAAGTCCAACAAGGCCACCGAGCCGGCCGCCGTCGAGGCCGCGCCGGTCGCGGTGGAGAAGGTCATCGAGTACCGGCCGGTGCGTAAGCGCCTGCCGAAGAAGCGCCCGTCCGAGACGGTCAGCTTCTCCGTCGGAGGCGCCGAGGGCTACCTCACCGCGTCGTCCTACCCGGACGACGGCCTCGGCGAGGTCTTCCTCAAGATGTCCAAGCAGGGCTCGACCCTGGCCGGGGTGATGGACGCCTTCTCGGTGGCCATCAGCATCGGTCTGCAGTACGGCGTGCCGCTGGAGACGTTCGTCAGCAAGTTCACCAACATGCGCTTCGAGCCGGCCGGCATGACCGACGACCCGGACGTGCGGATGGCGGCCTCGGTGATGGACTACATCTTCCGTCGCCTGGCGCTGGACTTCCTGCCCTACGAGCGCCGCGCCGAGCTGGGCATCTTCACCGCTTCGGAGCGGGCCGCCCAACTGCGGGCCGAGGCCGACGCGGAGGCCGCCGGCGTCACCGGTGCCGAGCTCACCGCGATGGCGTCCTCGGCGCCCGTGGAGGCCCCGGCCAAGTCGGAGGCCGTCGCGCAGCCGGCCCAGGAGATGGCCGACGTGGCCGCCGCCAAGCCGGCGCCGAGTGTGGGTTCCAGCACCGAACTGCTGGAGGCCGTGATCGGCAAGGCCGCCGACGCACCGCTCTGCTTCACCTGCGGCACGAAGATGCGCCCGGCCGGCAGCTGCTATGTCTGCGAGGGCTGCGGTTCCACCAGCGGCTGCAGCTGA
- a CDS encoding DUF5522 domain-containing protein — MSGERRPLADRPLTEPHPSRLSPEHPDRARILAAHDAALAAGEAGYLDPQSGLFVLSAGFLARRGTCCGRGCRHCPYVDDPQSG, encoded by the coding sequence GTGAGCGGAGAGCGACGACCCCTGGCCGACCGGCCGCTCACCGAGCCGCACCCGTCCCGGCTGTCGCCGGAGCACCCCGACCGGGCCCGGATCCTCGCCGCACACGATGCCGCGCTCGCCGCCGGGGAGGCCGGCTATCTCGACCCGCAGAGCGGGTTGTTCGTGCTCAGTGCCGGCTTCCTGGCCCGCCGTGGCACGTGCTGTGGACGCGGCTGCCGGCACTGCCCGTACGTGGATGATCCACAGTCCGGATAG
- a CDS encoding alpha/beta fold hydrolase has translation MATFAAPDGTTLAYRSIGAGDPLVCLPGGPMRDSAYLGDLGGLGAYRTLVVLDLRGTGRSAVPADVSTYRCDQMVDDVEALRRHLGLDRCDVLAHSAGANLALGYATRHPERIGRLALITPSTRALGLEATATLRREVTRVRAGESWYPAAAAALDSMVSGPATADAWQAIAPFFYGRWDAAARAHQAAEPGQRNQDAARVFGAEGAFDPPATRAALAAHRGPVLLLAGEVDFGAPPGLVAQLAELAPGAELVVQPGAGHYPWLDDADRFTATVSTFLRFQPR, from the coding sequence ATGGCCACCTTCGCCGCGCCCGACGGCACCACACTCGCGTACCGGAGCATCGGCGCGGGCGACCCGCTGGTCTGTCTGCCGGGCGGGCCGATGCGGGACTCGGCGTACCTCGGTGATCTCGGCGGTCTGGGCGCGTACCGGACGCTGGTCGTCCTCGACCTGAGGGGCACCGGTCGGTCGGCCGTACCGGCCGACGTCTCCACCTACCGTTGCGACCAGATGGTCGACGACGTCGAGGCGCTACGCCGACACCTGGGCCTCGACCGGTGTGACGTGCTCGCGCACTCCGCCGGCGCCAACCTGGCCCTGGGGTACGCGACCCGCCATCCCGAGCGGATCGGCCGGCTCGCGCTGATCACACCGAGCACGCGGGCTCTCGGCCTGGAGGCGACCGCCACGCTGCGCCGGGAGGTCACCCGGGTCCGAGCCGGCGAGTCGTGGTACCCGGCGGCAGCGGCGGCGTTGGACTCGATGGTGTCCGGTCCGGCGACCGCGGATGCCTGGCAGGCGATCGCACCGTTCTTCTACGGCCGGTGGGACGCGGCCGCCCGCGCGCACCAGGCGGCGGAGCCGGGCCAGCGCAACCAGGACGCGGCCCGGGTCTTCGGCGCCGAGGGCGCCTTCGATCCGCCGGCGACCCGCGCCGCGCTCGCCGCACACCGGGGCCCGGTGCTGCTGCTGGCCGGTGAGGTCGACTTCGGCGCCCCGCCCGGCCTGGTCGCCCAACTCGCGGAGCTGGCACCGGGCGCCGAACTGGTCGTGCAGCCGGGCGCGGGGCACTACCCGTGGCTTGACGACGCCGACAGATTCACTGCCACGGTCTCGACGTTCCTGCGCTTTCAGCCCCGGTAG
- a CDS encoding MerR family transcriptional regulator: MNGKPLYTIGDLAGRTGLSVKTIRYYADRGIVPPTDRSPAGYRLFDAEAVARLELVRTLRELGVDLATVRRVVNREVTLPEVAAAHAEALAVQIRVLRLRQAVLTVAARRGAGPAEVDDLHRLAQLTTRERGHLVGDFLNTVFAGLRDQPTSPGVVVSMTPSLPDEPSTEQVEAWLELAELCQDASFLASMRRLARQHAADHDVPGLPRPDAVAVVRDAVAPALAAGLDPTAPEADAVVARVIDRYARLRGRPDDADLRQRLLDRLTVANDPRRDRYVDLLSVLNGWSTGDAVAPAAEWFIQALRARMPEPAR; this comes from the coding sequence ATGAACGGGAAACCGCTGTACACGATCGGCGACCTGGCCGGGCGAACCGGCCTGAGCGTCAAGACGATCCGGTACTACGCCGACCGGGGAATCGTGCCGCCCACCGACCGGAGCCCCGCCGGCTACCGCCTGTTCGACGCCGAGGCGGTCGCCCGACTGGAACTGGTCCGCACCCTGCGCGAGCTGGGCGTGGACCTGGCCACCGTTCGTCGCGTGGTGAACCGCGAGGTGACCCTGCCCGAGGTGGCCGCCGCGCACGCCGAGGCGTTGGCGGTGCAGATCCGGGTGCTGCGGCTGCGCCAGGCGGTGCTCACCGTCGCGGCGAGGCGCGGGGCGGGCCCGGCGGAGGTGGACGACCTGCACCGCCTGGCCCAGCTCACCACGCGCGAGCGGGGGCACCTGGTGGGTGACTTCCTGAACACCGTCTTCGCTGGTCTGCGCGACCAGCCCACCTCGCCCGGTGTCGTCGTGTCGATGACACCGAGCCTGCCCGACGAGCCCAGCACCGAGCAGGTCGAGGCGTGGCTGGAGCTGGCCGAGCTGTGCCAGGACGCCAGTTTCCTGGCGAGCATGCGACGGTTGGCGCGCCAGCACGCCGCCGACCACGACGTCCCGGGACTGCCCCGCCCGGACGCCGTCGCGGTGGTTCGGGACGCGGTGGCCCCCGCCCTGGCGGCCGGTCTCGATCCGACCGCTCCCGAGGCGGATGCCGTGGTCGCGAGGGTCATCGACCGGTACGCGCGTCTGCGGGGGCGCCCGGACGACGCCGACCTGCGCCAGCGGCTGCTCGACCGACTGACCGTGGCGAACGATCCCCGCCGGGACCGCTATGTCGACCTGTTGTCGGTGCTCAACGGCTGGTCGACCGGCGACGCGGTCGCCCCGGCGGCGGAGTGGTTCATCCAGGCCCTACGCGCCCGGATGCCCGAACCGGCCCGCTGA
- a CDS encoding acetoin utilization protein AcuC — MSDDTVVVWDESLLAYDMGDHPLDPVRVELTIALARELGVLDRPGVRMVKPEPADDAALTRVHDPAYLAAVRAAPRDPLFAGYGLGTSDNPVFEGMHESSALIAGATMAAAEAVWRGDARRAVNVAGGLHHAMPARASGFCVYNDPAVAIARLLDLGAERVAYVDVDVHHGDGVQQIFWNDPRVLTISLHETPLALFPGTGFPDETGGPGAQGSAVNMPLPPGVEDRAWQRAFHAIVPSVLRAFRPQVLVSQCGADGHRLDPLADLNLTVDGQRATYLAMRALADELCDGRWVATGGGGYALVEVVPRAWSHLLAVATGDPIAPATLTPLAWRELVASRRLGREVPLRMTDDADPSFEPWQPTGEPNAVDRAIAATRKTVFPLLGLDPYDPRD; from the coding sequence ATGTCCGACGACACTGTGGTGGTGTGGGACGAGTCGCTGCTCGCCTACGACATGGGTGACCATCCGCTCGATCCGGTCCGGGTGGAGTTGACCATCGCGCTCGCCCGCGAGCTGGGCGTCCTGGATCGCCCCGGGGTGCGCATGGTCAAGCCGGAGCCCGCCGACGACGCCGCGCTGACCCGGGTGCACGACCCGGCCTACCTGGCAGCCGTGCGTGCCGCGCCGCGCGATCCGCTCTTCGCCGGGTACGGGCTGGGCACGTCCGACAACCCGGTTTTCGAGGGGATGCACGAGTCCAGCGCGCTGATCGCCGGTGCGACGATGGCTGCCGCCGAGGCGGTCTGGCGCGGTGACGCACGACGGGCGGTGAACGTGGCCGGTGGCCTGCACCACGCGATGCCCGCCCGAGCCTCCGGCTTCTGCGTCTACAACGACCCTGCGGTGGCCATCGCCCGGCTGCTCGACCTGGGCGCCGAGCGGGTCGCGTACGTGGATGTCGACGTGCACCACGGCGACGGTGTGCAGCAGATCTTCTGGAACGACCCCCGGGTGCTCACGATCAGCCTGCACGAGACCCCGCTGGCGCTCTTTCCGGGCACGGGCTTTCCGGACGAGACGGGTGGGCCGGGCGCGCAGGGCAGCGCGGTCAACATGCCGCTGCCGCCGGGTGTCGAGGACCGCGCCTGGCAGCGGGCGTTCCACGCCATCGTGCCGTCGGTGCTGCGCGCGTTCCGGCCGCAGGTGCTGGTCAGCCAGTGTGGCGCCGACGGGCACCGACTGGACCCGCTCGCCGACCTCAACCTGACGGTGGACGGCCAACGAGCCACCTACCTGGCGATGCGGGCACTCGCCGACGAGCTGTGCGACGGTCGGTGGGTGGCCACCGGCGGTGGTGGGTACGCCCTGGTCGAGGTGGTGCCCCGGGCGTGGAGTCACCTGCTGGCCGTGGCCACCGGTGACCCGATCGCCCCGGCCACGCTCACCCCGCTCGCCTGGCGGGAGCTGGTCGCCTCCCGTCGTCTGGGCCGGGAGGTGCCGTTGCGGATGACCGACGACGCGGACCCGTCGTTCGAGCCGTGGCAGCCGACCGGCGAGCCCAACGCGGTGGACCGGGCGATCGCCGCGACCCGCAAGACGGTCTTCCCGTTGCTCGGGCTCGACCCGTACGACCCGCGGGACTGA
- a CDS encoding carboxypeptidase-like regulatory domain-containing protein, whose translation MTTRLCVRWTRAAALITLIGGTFAVSAAPATAAPQPVRILSVSAENVKPNETVRVRFSVTNTGSRAETAIVVVGGGLRCTSGCRAEPKLGPGRSQTFDTTLVAPAARPNEITGLNISVAVRLAGQNSYDHRTVYVHGPGASPSGGDKPAAGVKSVSGRVRDASGKVIGGVNLTITDSAGHEYRTTTNRSGQFSITSSDGKPIAEGTITVRATMDGYGTARTTVRGTAGDVATVGLTLSAVAAPTRTSPSPAVEASPLAAEEVGEETPAAALPTLKAVSEEGSSSLPFLLLGGLLVAAGVGALALVVMRLRNTPDAVAESGVASTPQLLAPAGGSMTDAPTAVLHLGPVRGFPGSYGAPPQGGIHQNDYRG comes from the coding sequence GTGACGACGCGCTTATGTGTCCGATGGACCCGGGCGGCCGCATTGATCACGCTGATCGGGGGGACGTTCGCGGTGTCGGCGGCGCCCGCGACGGCCGCCCCGCAGCCCGTCCGGATCCTGAGCGTGTCGGCGGAGAACGTGAAGCCCAACGAGACGGTGCGCGTGCGGTTCAGCGTCACCAACACCGGCAGCAGGGCCGAAACGGCCATCGTGGTGGTCGGCGGCGGCCTGCGATGCACCTCCGGATGCCGGGCAGAGCCGAAGCTGGGACCCGGCCGGAGCCAGACCTTCGACACGACGCTCGTCGCCCCCGCAGCTCGTCCGAATGAGATCACCGGCCTCAACATCTCAGTCGCCGTGCGGCTTGCCGGGCAGAACAGCTATGACCACAGGACCGTCTACGTCCACGGCCCGGGTGCGTCGCCATCCGGCGGGGACAAGCCGGCAGCCGGGGTGAAAAGTGTCTCCGGTCGGGTCCGCGACGCCAGCGGAAAGGTAATCGGCGGCGTGAACCTGACCATCACGGACAGCGCCGGGCACGAATACCGGACGACCACCAACCGCAGCGGCCAGTTCTCGATCACGTCGAGCGACGGCAAGCCGATCGCCGAGGGCACCATCACCGTCCGCGCGACCATGGACGGCTACGGCACCGCTCGCACGACCGTACGAGGCACTGCCGGTGACGTCGCGACAGTGGGGCTGACCCTCTCGGCGGTGGCAGCGCCCACCAGGACGTCGCCGTCGCCCGCCGTGGAGGCAAGCCCTCTCGCCGCTGAGGAGGTGGGCGAGGAGACCCCCGCTGCTGCGCTGCCCACCCTCAAGGCCGTCAGCGAGGAGGGAAGCAGTTCGTTGCCCTTCCTGCTCCTGGGTGGCCTGCTGGTCGCCGCGGGCGTGGGCGCGCTCGCACTGGTGGTGATGCGCCTGAGGAACACACCGGACGCTGTCGCGGAGTCCGGTGTTGCCTCGACGCCCCAGCTGTTGGCGCCGGCCGGTGGGAGCATGACCGACGCCCCGACAGCGGTACTGCACCTCGGGCCGGTGCGCGGGTTCCCGGGTTCGTACGGCGCGCCCCCGCAGGGTGGCATCCACCAGAACGACTACCGGGGCTGA
- a CDS encoding DUF2332 domain-containing protein: protein MTTAEAYAEFGRREARGVSPTYERLSHAVADDDALLALLDALPPAKRQPNLLFSVVRWLGGPVDDRAAFHDFTVTHWPAVKAELLTRATQTNESGRCAVLLPVLAALPQPLALLEVGASAGLCLYPDRYAYRYGEHQVGSGEPVLECAANGLVPPTRVPQVVWRAGLDLNPLDVTDPGDVSWLDALIWPEHAHRRARLRAAAAVAAADPPLLLRGDLVDDLPALAARAPADATLVVFHTSVLYQVPPPRREEFVRLVRELPGHWIANEAPEVLRHDGLPDPPDDAMHNVLALDGRPLAWARGHGQAMTWFG, encoded by the coding sequence ATGACGACCGCCGAGGCGTACGCGGAGTTCGGCAGGCGTGAGGCGCGCGGGGTGTCGCCCACCTATGAGCGTCTGTCGCATGCCGTCGCCGACGACGATGCCCTGCTCGCCCTGCTGGATGCGCTTCCGCCGGCCAAGCGGCAGCCCAACCTGTTGTTCAGTGTCGTCCGCTGGCTCGGCGGCCCGGTCGACGACAGGGCCGCCTTTCACGATTTCACTGTGACGCACTGGCCCGCCGTCAAGGCGGAGCTGCTCACCCGGGCCACCCAGACGAACGAGAGCGGCCGGTGTGCGGTCCTGCTGCCGGTGCTCGCCGCGCTGCCGCAACCCCTCGCCCTGCTGGAGGTCGGCGCGTCCGCCGGGCTCTGCCTCTACCCCGACCGGTACGCGTACCGCTACGGCGAGCACCAGGTCGGCTCCGGCGAGCCGGTCCTGGAGTGCGCGGCCAACGGTCTGGTGCCGCCGACCCGCGTACCCCAGGTGGTGTGGCGGGCCGGCCTGGACCTCAACCCTCTCGACGTGACCGACCCCGGCGACGTGTCCTGGTTGGACGCGTTGATCTGGCCGGAGCACGCGCACCGGCGGGCCCGGCTGCGCGCCGCTGCGGCGGTCGCCGCGGCCGACCCGCCGCTGCTGCTCCGCGGCGATCTGGTGGACGACCTGCCGGCGCTGGCCGCCCGGGCACCGGCCGACGCGACGCTGGTGGTCTTCCACACGTCAGTGCTCTACCAGGTGCCGCCGCCGCGCCGGGAGGAGTTCGTCCGGCTGGTCCGTGAGCTGCCCGGTCACTGGATCGCGAACGAGGCCCCGGAGGTGCTGCGGCACGACGGGCTGCCCGACCCGCCCGACGATGCCATGCACAACGTCCTCGCGTTGGACGGCAGGCCGTTGGCCTGGGCCCGGGGCCACGGCCAGGCGATGACCTGGTTCGGGTGA
- a CDS encoding sulfurtransferase, with protein sequence MSGTQEPLVEVDRLAAELDDADPPTLLDVRWRLIGPPGHDDYLAGHLPGAVFVDLDTALCGPPGVGGRHPLPDPAALQAALRAAGVRAGHPVVVYDGGDGLAAARAWWTLRWAGHRPVRLLHGGFPAWVAAGLPVSTDAPAPTPGDIVVRPGDLPVLDAGQAAELAAADDAVLLDVRAAPRYRGEVEPIDPVAGHVPGAANLPAGEYVGPDGCFPAADVLSERFAAAGVTGARAVGAYCGSGVTAAQAVLALHLAGRTDAALYVGSWSNWVADPTRPVASGPTSDR encoded by the coding sequence ATGTCCGGTACCCAGGAGCCGCTGGTCGAGGTCGATCGGCTCGCCGCCGAGCTCGACGACGCCGATCCGCCCACCCTGCTCGACGTCCGCTGGCGGCTCATCGGCCCACCCGGCCACGACGACTACCTCGCCGGTCACCTGCCCGGCGCGGTCTTCGTCGACCTGGACACCGCGCTCTGCGGGCCGCCCGGCGTCGGCGGTCGGCACCCACTGCCCGACCCGGCCGCGTTGCAGGCCGCGTTGCGGGCCGCCGGCGTCCGCGCCGGTCACCCCGTTGTGGTGTACGACGGTGGCGACGGCCTGGCTGCCGCCCGGGCCTGGTGGACGTTGCGCTGGGCCGGGCACCGGCCGGTGCGCCTGCTGCACGGTGGCTTCCCGGCCTGGGTCGCCGCAGGCCTGCCGGTCTCCACCGACGCGCCCGCCCCGACCCCCGGCGACATCGTCGTGCGTCCCGGTGATCTTCCGGTGCTCGACGCGGGGCAGGCCGCGGAACTGGCCGCCGCGGACGACGCGGTGCTGCTCGACGTGCGGGCGGCACCGCGTTACCGGGGCGAGGTCGAGCCGATCGACCCGGTCGCCGGGCACGTGCCGGGAGCGGCGAACCTGCCCGCCGGGGAGTACGTCGGCCCGGACGGGTGCTTCCCGGCCGCCGATGTGCTGAGCGAGCGGTTCGCCGCCGCCGGCGTCACCGGGGCGCGGGCTGTCGGGGCGTACTGCGGCTCCGGGGTGACCGCCGCGCAGGCGGTGCTCGCGCTGCACCTGGCCGGTCGCACGGACGCCGCGCTCTACGTCGGTTCGTGGAGCAACTGGGTGGCCGATCCGACCCGGCCGGTCGCCTCCGGGCCGACTTCCGACCGCTGA
- a CDS encoding metal-dependent transcriptional regulator yields the protein MKSHDLVDTTEMYLRTILELEEEGVPPLRARIAERLQQSGPTVSQTVARMERDGLLTVEGDRHLTLTAQGRGSAVSVMRKHRLAELLLVNVIGMPYEEAHEEACRWEHVMSDAVEKRVYDLLNRPTRSPYGNPIPGLQELGSPAAEATEAAEGERNLAFPGLSGSVVVRRICESVQKDADVLRQLHAAGVDPGATVTVAQERDGVSIDRSGDRVRLPREVASRVFVAAS from the coding sequence ATGAAGTCTCACGACCTGGTCGATACGACCGAAATGTATTTGCGCACCATCCTTGAGCTGGAAGAGGAGGGGGTGCCGCCGCTGCGTGCCCGGATCGCCGAACGGCTGCAGCAGAGTGGCCCCACCGTGAGCCAGACCGTCGCCCGGATGGAGCGCGACGGCCTGCTCACCGTCGAGGGAGACCGGCACCTGACGCTCACCGCCCAGGGTCGCGGCAGCGCCGTGTCGGTGATGCGCAAGCACCGCCTCGCCGAGCTGCTGCTGGTCAACGTCATCGGGATGCCCTACGAGGAGGCCCACGAGGAGGCCTGCCGCTGGGAGCACGTGATGAGCGACGCGGTGGAGAAGCGGGTGTACGACCTGCTCAACCGGCCGACCCGCTCCCCATATGGCAACCCGATCCCAGGGCTTCAGGAGCTGGGCTCACCGGCCGCGGAGGCCACCGAGGCCGCCGAGGGTGAGCGCAACCTGGCCTTCCCCGGCCTTTCCGGGTCGGTCGTGGTGCGCCGGATCTGCGAGAGCGTGCAGAAGGACGCCGACGTGCTGCGCCAGCTGCACGCCGCCGGTGTCGACCCGGGCGCCACGGTGACCGTGGCACAGGAGCGCGACGGCGTCTCGATCGACCGCTCCGGGGACCGGGTGCGGCTGCCCCGCGAGGTCGCCTCCCGGGTTTTCGTCGCCGCGAGCTGA